In the genome of Blastopirellula marina, the window ATTCGAATTACTTACTTGCAGGACAGGAGGTGATTATCAAGTTGATCGCTGAAACATGTAGAGCCCACGTGTCGCGGGTCAGAAACTCGGTACCCGCTTTGCGACCCGCGACACGCGGGCCCTACTTACCAGTTAATCGTATTCGCGAACACGGCGCGCGATCGCGTGCCCTAGGGCTTCACGTACCGATTCGAGCGTAATGCGGTCGAATACCTGTTGGAAGAAGCCGGTCACGATCATACGCATCGCTTCTTTGCGGGTATAACCGCGAGCCATGGCGTAGAAGATCTGCTCTTCGTCTACCTTGCCGGTGGTGGCCCCGTGGGTGCAGCGAACGTCGTCCGCTTCGATTTCCAAGCCAGGGATCGAGTCGGCACGGCTATGTTCGGTCAGCAGTAGGTTGTCGATACGCTGATAGCCGTCGGTCTTCTGAGCACCGGGAGCAACCTTGATCATCCCGCGCCATACGGTTCGTGACTGATCTTGCAGGGCCGCTTTGTACAGGAAGTTACTCGTGCAGTTCGGGGCACGATGGTACTGCTGCGTGTGATAGGAAAGGTGCTGCTTGTTCTCGGTGAAGAGCACGCCGTTCACTTCGCAGTGGGCACCTGGCTTATCAAGGGCAACGTGCTGATTCACTTTCGACAGGCGGCTACCCAGTGCACCCAGCGTCCAGAACAGGTTACCGTCTTGGCCGACGCAACCTTTCTGCTGAGCGAAGTGCCACACCTTTTCGCCCCAGTTCTGCAGGTTCACGAAGCGCAGGTTGGCTCGATCGCCAACGATCACTTCAATCGCACCGCAGTGGAAGCCAGGCTGGTCGTCGTCCAGGCTGGCCGATTCGGTCAGCACGGTTGCCTGGGCACCTTCTTCCAGCACGATCAACGTATGAGCCAGGTCGACACCGTTGTCTCCAACCAGGTTCAACACGTGCAGCGGTTGCTCGACCTGAACGTTACGGGGAACGTACAGAAACGCACCGCCACTGAAGTAGGCGGCATGCAGGGCACTGAACTTGTCGAAGTGTGGGTCGAACTCGCCTTGGAAGAGATACTTCTTCACCAGGTCGCCATGCTCGGCCAGAACGGTACGGAAGTCGCCGAAGATGACGCCTTTGGCTTTCAGTTCGTCGCTGATGGTACTGACGGCGGTCTTACCGTTCAGGGAGATCACCTGGCCGCCGATGTCAACACCTTGGGCCAAGAGACCGGTCGGGAGGGTCGACGGATCGACCTGGGTAGCGAAGCTAGGCGGATTGAACTTCTTCAGGCTGAAGCCGCGGATGTCGGTTCGCATCCACTCTTCTTCCTTGCGGGTCGGCCAGTCCTTCTGCTCAAAGCTTTCGAAGGCTTCCTGGCGAAGATCGACCAGCCACTGGGGCTCGTTCAGTTGTTTGACGTAATCGTTGAATGCTTCGGCATTCCAATTTTCGACGGTGGTTGCGGCTGCCACGCTCATGATATCGCTAATGTTCGGGTCTTAACTGTCAAAGAAAAATGGCCAAGCACGCCAGCTCGATCGACGCTGCTTGGCCCAAATGTGGTCACGAAAGGGTTCCGTCGACTAACCGACCGAACCTTCCATTTGCAGCTCGATCAAGCGGTTCAGTTCGACCGCGTATTCCATCGGCAATTCCTTCACCAGCGGCTCGATGAAACCATTGACGATCATCGTGCTCGCTTCCGCTTCGGTCAGGCCGCGGCTCATCAGGTAGAAGAGTTGCTCTTCACCAATACGCGAGACGCTCGCTTCGTGACCGATGGCGACATCGGGTTCCATGATTTCGATGTAGGGGTAGGTGTCGGTCTGGCTTTCGGGGTCCAGAATCAATGCATCGCACACGACGCTGCACTTGGTGTTATGAGCACCTTCCTCGACGCGAACCAGCCCGCGATAGCTACCGCGACCGCCGTCCTTCGAGATCGATTTGGAAATGATCTGTCCAGAAGTGTTCGGAGCACAGTGAACCAGCTTGGCACCGGTGTCCTGATGCTGATGCTTGCCGGCAAACGCGATCGAAAGGATCTCGCCGCGGGCACCTGGTTCCATCAGGTAAACAGCTGGGTACTTCATCGTCAGGTGGCTACCCAGGTTGCCGTCCACCCATTCCATGGTGGCGTCGGCATAAGCCAAAGCGCGCTTGGTCACCAGGTTGTAGATGTTGTTCGCCCAGTTCTGGATCGTGCTGTATCGGCAACGCGAACCCTTCTTGCAGATCACTTCCACCACGGCCGAGTGCAAGCTTTCCGACGAGTACATCGGAGCGGTGCAACCTTCGACGTAGTGAATCTTCGCCCCTTCGTCGACGATGATCAGCGTACGCTCGAACTGCCCCATGCTTTCTTCGTTGATACGGAAGTAGGTTTGCAGAGGGAATTCGATTTCGACGCCAGGAGGAACGTAGATAAACGAACCGCCAGACCAGACCGCCGAGTTGAGCGCGGCGAACTTGTTGTCGTGCGGAGGAATCACCGTGCCGAAGTATTCCTTCAGCAGTTCAGGGTGTTCACGCAGAGCGGTGTCCGTATCGGTGAAGATCACACCCTTTTGAGCGAGGTCTTCCTGCAGCGAACCGTACACCACTTCGCTCTCGAACTGAGCTTTCACGCCGGCCAGGTATTGGCGTTCGGCTTCGGGAATGCCCAGTTTCTCGAACGTTTCCTTGATTTCCGCCGGCACGTCGTCCCACGTCTTGCCTTGCTTCTCGGTCGGCTTGAGGTAGTAGTAGATGTCTTGGAAGTCGAGGCTGATGTCGCCGCCCCATTTGGGCATCGGCTTGGAGTTGAAGATCTCCAGCGAGTCCAAACGGAACTTACGCATCCAGTCCGGTTCGTCCTTGATGTCCGAGATCTGATTGACGATCTCAGGATTCAATCCCTTCTTGGCCTTGAAGACACCCTTGCTGGTCGTGCGGAAATCGTACTTGTTGATTTCACCGATTGGGCTTTGTACGCCGGTGTCAGTAATATCGGTGGCCATTGTCTCTCCAAACTATTGAATATCGTCGGTGGCGATGGTCTGCGTGCTTCGCATTGGTGCCTGGTCGCAGTTCAGGCCGCGAAGCGAATCGCACAGTGACTAATACGCTTTGTGACTAAACCGTTTGCTCTTCGTCTTGCATCGCACGTTCCATGGCAGCCGCTTCCGGATATGCCTTGCGAATGCGTTCGTAACCATTGGAATGCAGTTCGTGAGCCAGCTCGACGCCGCCGCTTTCGACGATCCGCCCACCCAGCATCACGTGAGCGTGCGAAGGTGGGTTGTGCTCGAGCAGCTTGTCGTGGTGGGTAATGATCAGAAGGCCCATCTCTTCGCCACCGATCTGAGCGATACTCTGGCTGGCCAGACGCACCGCATCGGCGTCCAGACCGCTGTCGGTTTCGTCCAGAATGGCGAATTTCGGCTGCAGCATAGCCAGCTGAAGAATCTCGGCCCGCTTCATTTCACCACCTGAGAAGCCGTCGTTGACGTAACGACGAGCGAACTCGGTGTCCATCTGAAGCTGGTTCATCTTCTCTTTGATTTCCTTACGGAATTCCCGCATCGGAATGAGGTCTTCACCTTCTTTACGTTCTGGATTGCGAACGTTGGTCGTTGCGTGCCGCAGGAAGTCGGCCAGGCGAACGCCAGGGATGGCGATCGGCCGCTGGAAGGCCATGAACAGGCCAAGTCGGGCTCGTTCGTCCGCTTCCATCTCGGTGACGTCGACATCGTTCAGCAGAATGCGACCTTCGGTCACTTCGTACTTGGGATGTCCCATGACGGCAAAGCCGAGCGTGCTTTTACCGGAACCGTTAGGGCCCATCAGGGCATGCGTTTCACCACGCTTCAGTTCCAGGTTCACGCCATTGAGGATCGGCTTGTCTTCTACCGAAACGTGTAAATTCTCAATCTTCAATACGTCGGTCATTCGTGACTATTCGCTCTACTTGAGTCTCAACGGAGGCGACACCGCAAGCGGCGTCATGGAAGTTATTTACCAGTATGCTTTTGATGTTGGGTCAGCGGGTTTTCCGATCCTGTCGCCTGGACATAACCGGAATGATGCGGAACCGGCAACTCGTCTTCGACGCGTGTGCCGTTCTTATTATTGATGCGATGTCCGCGGATCTTGTCTTGGATTCGCATCAACCCTTCCAACAGTGCCTCCGGCCGTGGAGGACATCCGGGAACGTAAACGTCCACGGGAACAACCAGGTCAACTCCTTTGACCACGTGATACCCATACTTGAAGTAAGGACCACCACCCACGGTGCAGGCACCCATGGCGATGACATACTTCGGATCAGGCATCATGTTGTAAAGCCGCCGAACTCGGCTGGCCATTTTGTAGGTGACCGTGCCGGCGACAATCATCAAGTCTGCTTGGCGAGGGGAGGCCCGAAACGCTCCGGCCCCGAAGCGGTCGATGTCGTAACGACTCGCCCCAACAGCCATCATTTCGATCGCACAACAGGCCAGCCCAAACGTCATGGGCCAAATACTTGCCTGCTGCCCCCAATTGATGGCCTGTTCGATGGTCGTCGTGATGACGTTCTCTTCGAAACGGCCTTCAATCCACGGCTTGGTCATGTGTTACACGCTTTCCGTTTCCGGGCCGATTTGGGTCAGCTCGTAAGTGCAACAGCCTTCGCCATCGAGCCGACAATGGCTCAACTTCATGTTTTGTCCGACCAATTCGGCAAACATCGCTTTCTCGAGGGCACACACCGCTCGATCCTGCTCGGCCAAATCCGGATAAGGACAAGCCAGCACGTTGAGCACCGGCTTACCCTCAGTGTCTTCTTCGTATTCCAACGGAATCTGACGACCGATGAACAGGGCCATCAGGTCGTGAATCCGCTCGTGGGCGTCTTCGCCGTGAATCTGGCTGGCGTACATCTCGACCAGCCGCTTGGCGATCCGAGAAATGAGCCCTTGCTTCACCTCGGGATCTTCAATGGACCGAATCTCGTCCCACAGGGCCAAAGCCAGGTCGGCATAGTTCGCCCCGGTCTTTCGTTCACCCTTGGTGGTCAAGCGATACTTGTGGGTCGGTCGACCACGGCCGGCTTTCGACGAGATTCGCTCGACATAGCCTTGCCCCATCAAGCGATTCAGACGCTGCCGCACGGCGGTGGCGGTCACTTCCATAGCCACGGCCATTTCGGCTGTGGTTAGGGAAGGAGTCCGACGCAATAGATCGAGCACGACCAAGTCGGTCGGGAAGACCTCGTTGGCCCATCGTGTGTCATTTTGCGCGGAATTGGTGCTCATTCGCTTAAATTCGCTGTCTCACGACTGGCAATCTGCTAGCCGTATCGCTAAGTTGTGTCAGTACCCTAATGTTAGGGATTATCGCATTTTTGACAAGTATATATTCGTTAAATCGCGGTTCCCCGACAAGCGTTGCCGTAACCCCTTACCAGAACAATGGTTAAACTTTGCGGCAACTACAGCCCCCTAATCGCCCTAGCTCATCCATTTCGGAACGACTAATAGAACAACCTTCATTCATCCGGCGAGCCCCATGCCGAATCAGGAAGGTTGGCAGTTTGGGAAATTTGCATGATCGCAAGTCGACGAACTTTTCCGTGGGCCGTATTCACCTTTGTCGCATTGATGGTCGCACTAAGTTGCTTCCTCGTTTCGGCTCAGGATGCTCCTCCTTCAGACACACCGGCGGCAGAAGATAACGCCGGAGAGCAGTCTTCTTCGGAAGCGACCTACCCGCCGCCGGTCAATTTGGTTGACCAAGAGCCGGTCCCGGTACTCGATCGCATCGATGGTGCATTCGGCTGGATCGTCGGCAAGATGGCCGCCACGCTCTTCTACAAGGTCGCCCCTGAAGAGCGGCAATATGTCCAAGAGAACTACGTTCTGTACTATGTGCGTGACGAAGGAACCGACGGACCGTTTCAATTGGCCGAGAACAGCAAGCTTCGCAAGCCGGAAGACATGCCCGACGAGGTAACCGAGAAGGAAGCGACCGCCTGGGTCGAGACAGGCAACGCGATCAAACCGGCCAGCCCAAGCGTTCCGTACCGCCGTGGCGACTTGATTCGCCCAGGTGAAGACGGCAAACCTCGCGTTCGACCGGTTGAATACGTCAAGTATATCATTAACGATTCGGCCAAGTACGTTCTGATCCCTGGCAAAGATGGCGAGCCTGACTCGTTCCGTCCGGTCCGCAAGGTCCGCGCCGCACTGAGCACCGACCCAGCCGATTGGAAGTCGCCGGAAGAGATCAAGCAGATGGCCGAGCATGGCGAACTGGCTCTTGATTCGGCCGCCAACGGCCCTCAGACGCCTTACCTGTTTACCGAATATGACGGAGGGGTTCCCCTGGTCGTGATTTGGCTGGCAGGGGGCGCGGTCTTCTTCACCGTCTACTTTGGATTCGTCAACTTCTGGGGTGTTCCGCATGCGATCACCGTTGTCCGCGGTACCTACGACGACCCCAATGAACCAGGCGAAGTGACGCACTTTCAGGCATTAGCCTCGGCACTTTCGGCCACCGTCGGCCTGGGTAATATCGCCGGCGTTACCGTAGCGGTTACAGAAGGGGGGCCAGGCGCGTTCTTCTGGATGATGCTGTGCGGCTTCTTTGGTATGGCCAGTAAGTTTGTCGAATGTACGCTCGGCCAGATGTACCGCGAGGTCAAACCTGACGGCACCATCCAAGGTGGCCCGATGAACTACCTGGTCAACGCCTTCGAGCAGTTCGGTCTCAAACCGATCGGCATCGTGGTTTCGATCGTCTTCGCGGTGATGTGCGTGCTGGCCAGTTTCGGCGGCGGCAACATGTTCCAAGGAAATCAGGCCGCTTCCCAAGTGCTGAAGATGGTCCAGAACTCCGACATCGATCAACTAGACAAGGTCCAGCAGCAACTCAAAACCGCTGCCGCAGCGAAAGACCTGGAGCAAATCCCCGTCCTACAGGCCCAACGTACGACCCTGCAAAACCGGGTCGATGGCTTCGAGCGTCAATTCAAAATTGGCTTCGGGATCGTTATGGCGATCCTGGTCGGGGCGGTCATTATTGGCGGTATCAAACGCATTGGCGCGGCGGCCAGTAAGATTGTTCCCTCGATGTGCATCATCTACATCCTGGCCTGCTTGTGGATCATTTTAAGCAACGTGACGGAGATCCCTTCGCTGGTCGCCATGATCTTCACCGAGGCTTTCAACCCTGAAGCGGTCCGCGGGGGTATTCTTGGCGTGATCGTGCTGGGTGTGCGTCGTGCCGCGTTCAGCAACGAAGCTGGCGTCGGTAGCGCCGCGATCGCCCACAGTGCTGCAAAAACTGACGAGCCTGTCCGCGAAGGATTCGTTGCCTTGCTGGAACCCTTTATCGATACGATCGTGGTCTGCTCGATGACGGCGTTGGTTATCTTGATCACCGGTGCCTGGAACGATCCGACCTTGGTTCACACCAAAGGTTTTGAAGGGGTCGAGCTCACCTCGGAAGCATTCAAAGCCCAAATCAGTTGGTTCCCCTATGTGCTGACGGTCGCGGTCGTGCTGTTTGCATTCTCGACCATTATTTCGTGGAGCTACTACGGCGAACGCTGCTGGGAACGCCTGTTCGGTGCCCGCAGTGTGATGCTCTATAAAGCGATCTTCGTGGGGGCCGTTTTCCTGGGCCCCATCTTCCCACTGAGCAACGTGCTCGATTTTTCCGACTTCATGATCCTCTCCATGGCGTTTCCTAACATCATGGGGGCCATACTGTTAGCCCCAACCGTCAAACGTGCCCTGGGCGAGTACTGGCAAAAATATAAGGCCGGCGAGTTCAAGAAATTCAAATAAGCCGCGAATGACTTCCTAAGTGGGAGATCCGATTTTATCTCCCACGTTTCCTCCCCCGGAAAAAGGAAGTTGTCCGATGTGCACTCGCCAGTGTCACGAAACGAAGTCCTCCTCGACGAATGTCCTCGGTGCTTGGGGCTTCGGGATTTCGTTGTTTGGTCTGCTGATGACCTTTGGCCTGCTATGTCCGCTGGGCCTGCTGCTAAGTTTCTTTGGCTTGTTTGCCAAGAAGCGGGGCATTGCGATCGCCGGAACGATCATCGGCGGGATCGGGACAACCATCGTCGCAGTCGGCATCGGCTCGATCGCCATGGCCGCTAATGCCGTGCATCACTATCAGGTCGAAGTCCCCAAGATCCAAGAGACGCGTCAGATCCTTGATACGGCCTGCGTCGAGATCGAATCGTACCGCCAAGAGAACAACCAACTGCCCGAGGGGATTGAAGGCAACAAGCTGGTCCTACAGTTCGAAGACGCGTACGGCAACGCCGTTCGTTACGAACCGGAAGACGACGGTAAGTTCGCCATTCGCAGTGCCGGTATCGACGGCAAGTTCGACACTAGCGACGACCTGCGAATGCTCAACACCGAGCGGGCCCTCAACGAACCAATCGCCTCGCACGGACCCCACTTCCACGGCCAACAGTGGCACGTCCAGAAACACCACCACAACTGTGGCTGGTAAACCGCATCAGGCCGGTGCCGGGGCCTCGATCGGGAAATGCTTCTCGACCACCTCGTAGAATTCCTGCGGAGTCGAGACATTCGCTACGTGCTTGCGGAAGTGGCGTGCACCAGGCTTTGCTTGAGCGTAACAGCAGGCAAACTTCCGCATCAGCAGCGTTCCCTTGCCTTCGCCGAATCGTTCTACCACCAGGTCGTAATGCTTGAGCATGCAATCGCGCTGCTCGACCAAGGTTGGCTCAGGCGGGATCGGTTTGCCGGCAATCGCCGCGGCGGCTTGAGCGAACAACCACGGACGCCCCAAACAGGCCCTGGCAATCATCACGCCATCGACATCGAAGTTGCGGAACGCCCGGTAAACCTTCTCGGCCGAATCGAGGTCGCCGTTGCCGATCAGCGGAATCTTCTTCAAATGCGATTTGATCTCGGAGATACGTTCCCAGTCGGCTTCCCCTTTGAAGAACTGAGCCGCCACGCGGCCGTGCACCGTCAGGGCCGCCGCACCACTTTCTTCAACGACCTGGGCGATGTCGTTGGCGTTGATGCAATCCATCGAACAGCCCAGGCGAATCTTCGCCGTGACCGGCGTCGGAGCACATGCCTCGACCAGCTTCGAGATGATCTGTCCCATTCGCTCGGGCATACTCAGCAGGTACGAACCGCTGTGGGCTTTCTCGGTAACCTGCTTCACGGGGCAGCCGAAATTGATATCGACGACACTGACCTTGAACTCTTCGACGAGGCGGCGTCCCACCTTGGCCATTACCTCGGGCTGATTGTCCCAGATCTGAACGGCCAGCGGACGGGCTTCGTCTTCGACACCCCATAAGCGATCAGGGAATTCAGCCTCATGCTCATCCAGCCAATGAAACCCGCGGGCATTGACCATTTCGGTCGCGAGCAAGCCAACACCACCATAACCGCGCACGATTTGCCGGAACGCATAATTGGTAAAGCCCGCCATGGGGGCCTGCAGAATCGGCGGATCGATGACCATATCGCCGATCTTCAGGGGCGGCACTTTCAGGTCTTCAGTGGTCGGCTCGATGCCGGTCAGGTCGAATTGATGCAGAGTATCCATGGGCTTTATCGTTTCCCACTCGACCAAAATCGTCAAGTGGCAAACTGGAAAGCCGCAATGACTTACAGCAAGAGCTAAGGAATTCGGCTCGGGCTGATCGAACCACTGGTACTGCTGCTGTATCCCTGCGTCGGCGTCGACCAGCTGGTGCTGGGCATCGCCGAGGTCGCCGGAGGAGCCAACATGGTGGCCGGGGCCGCCTGAACGGGGACTACTTCAGTTACCTCGTTGACATGCATCCCGCGCACGTACGGATTCGTGCTGGTGCCAGACGCAGTCGTCGTTGAAGGGGAAGTCACCGGGGTGCTGGCCGAGGTCGACATGTTCACTTCTTCGGTGTAGCTGGCCGGCACGACGCTTCCGCTAGTGGTACCGCTAGGGGAAGACTCACTCACGCTACGCCACTGCTGCGAACCATAGCTCGATGGCGGCGAGTTGGTAGGGGCGGTGTTCGGTGGCGGCGTGAACTGGGCAGGCGGATTAGTCTGGTAGCCACCTTGAATGGTTGGAACCTGGCCGGCAGCTGGCCCCTGATAATAGGGAGCCGTCTGGGCAGGCTGCCCATAGGTTTGCGTGCCAGGAGGGGGAAGACGCTGCGGTCCGTAGACGGCAAAAGGATTCATCTGCGACTGCTGGTTCTGGCAGCCGACCATCAAAAGCAAAAGAAAGCTTGCAATAACGAGGCTTTTCATTGGAAATCCTTTTCCGGATACGGCATCCACTTTCCGGCTTCCTGCCTGGGAAATTGCCATCCTCCCGAAATCAAACCGACCCGTCAGCCCACAACATACTGGCTGACGGCGGGGAGAGGTTACCAAAGACTGCTAGCCAGCGACAAGACGAATTGCGAAAACCTGAGAGAAATCCCTCAAGTTTCCGCGCAGCTAGACCGAGCGATTATAGCTCGTTGGTGACAACCTTAGGGGACAGCACCGAAACGGCTTCCCCTTCTGCGTCGACGATCTTCATCGCCGGCTCGGCGGGAACTTCGCTGCTAGCAACGTCTTGGTCGACGTAAGGATTCACGACGACCTGTGGCTCCGGAATCGTGCGTTCGGCGACGTAGGTGACGCTCGGCGAGTACGACGAAATTGGGTAAGGGCTGATTCCGTAAGGAACGGCCACGTTATGCGAGTAGTAAACCGGTGGGTGCATCGCGTAGTAAGGGGGCATCGGCAGATAGCCTAGCGAGCGATTGAGCGAGTAAGGGCCCCACGACCAACGATTGCCATACCCCAGGCCACAGTTGTTTCCGAAGCCGACCGATGAGGTACTATGGACGATGATGTTACCATCGGCCATCGCTTCGCGAGTGGAAATCAAACCTGCGGTCATAGCCGCAGCCAACAGCACCAGGATTACCTTGCGCATCTCAGAGCACCTTGCGTGATCAATCCGAAGAACCCGTCCTTGGTAATTCAATCCTTATTATTTCACCCTAATTACGCCCCCAGACGAACGCAAATTCATTTGCTGGTTTTGAACAAGTGCCCACTTCCCCGACAGATCTGACTTCTTTGATCCGTGACGAGGCCCACCAGTTGGGCTTCTCGGCGATTGGCATTTGCCCGGCAGTTACCCCCACCGGATTGCATCGCTTTCACGACTGGCTCGACGCCGGCTACGCAGGCCAAATGCAGTACCTGGAAGACCGCCGCGACGCCTACGCCCACCCCAAACACGTGCTGGAAGGGGTACAGAGCATCGTCATGCTGGCCCTCAATTACAAAAGCCAGCCCATTCCGCCGCTGGCCCCAGGGCAGGGGAGGGTGTCGCGGTATGCATTCGGCGAGCTCGACTACCACGACTGGATCCATGCTCGGCTCAAACTGTTAAAGAAGGCGATCGCCCAGTGGGAGCCTGAGGCCAGCGTTCGCGGCGTGGTCGATACGGCTCCTCTTCTAGAGCGGGAATTCGCCCAGCTGGCCGGCCTCGGCTGGATTGGCAAGAACACGATGCTGCTCAACAAGCAACTCGGCAGCCTGTTCTTTCTCGCCGCGATATTGATCGACCGAGAACTGGATTACGACGAACCTCACAGCGCCAGCCACTGTGGGACATGCACGGCGTGCCTGAGTGCCTGCCCGACCGACGCGTTTCCCAAGCCTGGCGTGCTCGATGCGACGCGATGCATCTCGTACCTGACAATTGAGCTGCGCGACGAAATCCCTGTCGAGCTTCGCAACGACATGCACGACTGGGTCTTCGGATGCGATGTTTGCCAGGATGTTTGCCCATGGAACAACAAGTCGCCCGCCTCGTCGCACGCGGCCTTCTTTCCAGCCAGCGAACGGGCACCACTCGATCTCCGCACACTGTACACGATGACCGACGACGACTTTCGCGATCACTTCCGAAAGACGCCGCTCTGGCGAACGAAGCGCCGCGGCATCCTGCGCAACGCGGCGATCGTGCTAGGCAATCAGCCCCATACCGACAATCTGCCAGCACTCTCACGCGGACTAAGCGACGCAGAGTGGCTCGTCCGCGGGGCCTCGGCCTGGGCGTTGGGCAAGCACCATTTCCCGGAAGCGTTGCAGCAGTTATCGCAGCGGCAGCCGGTTGAAGAGAACGAACACGTTCAGCGCGAAATCAACCAGGCATTGGCTAACCAGCCGAGCAATTGACCTGTTTGTTGTGGATATCAGCCGAGAGGTACAGCCCCGGCTGATCGACGGTATAGAACTCGTCGCGAATTGCTTCCCAGTCGGCCATCTCGCGGATACGAACGAACTTTGATCGTACGTCTTCTACTTGCGGATGCAAGAACGAATACTTCACAC includes:
- the sufD gene encoding Fe-S cluster assembly protein SufD, producing the protein MSVAAATTVENWNAEAFNDYVKQLNEPQWLVDLRQEAFESFEQKDWPTRKEEEWMRTDIRGFSLKKFNPPSFATQVDPSTLPTGLLAQGVDIGGQVISLNGKTAVSTISDELKAKGVIFGDFRTVLAEHGDLVKKYLFQGEFDPHFDKFSALHAAYFSGGAFLYVPRNVQVEQPLHVLNLVGDNGVDLAHTLIVLEEGAQATVLTESASLDDDQPGFHCGAIEVIVGDRANLRFVNLQNWGEKVWHFAQQKGCVGQDGNLFWTLGALGSRLSKVNQHVALDKPGAHCEVNGVLFTENKQHLSYHTQQYHRAPNCTSNFLYKAALQDQSRTVWRGMIKVAPGAQKTDGYQRIDNLLLTEHSRADSIPGLEIEADDVRCTHGATTGKVDEEQIFYAMARGYTRKEAMRMIVTGFFQQVFDRITLESVREALGHAIARRVREYD
- the sufB gene encoding Fe-S cluster assembly protein SufB — encoded protein: MATDITDTGVQSPIGEINKYDFRTTSKGVFKAKKGLNPEIVNQISDIKDEPDWMRKFRLDSLEIFNSKPMPKWGGDISLDFQDIYYYLKPTEKQGKTWDDVPAEIKETFEKLGIPEAERQYLAGVKAQFESEVVYGSLQEDLAQKGVIFTDTDTALREHPELLKEYFGTVIPPHDNKFAALNSAVWSGGSFIYVPPGVEIEFPLQTYFRINEESMGQFERTLIIVDEGAKIHYVEGCTAPMYSSESLHSAVVEVICKKGSRCRYSTIQNWANNIYNLVTKRALAYADATMEWVDGNLGSHLTMKYPAVYLMEPGARGEILSIAFAGKHQHQDTGAKLVHCAPNTSGQIISKSISKDGGRGSYRGLVRVEEGAHNTKCSVVCDALILDPESQTDTYPYIEIMEPDVAIGHEASVSRIGEEQLFYLMSRGLTEAEASTMIVNGFIEPLVKELPMEYAVELNRLIELQMEGSVG
- the sufC gene encoding Fe-S cluster assembly ATPase SufC, with translation MTDVLKIENLHVSVEDKPILNGVNLELKRGETHALMGPNGSGKSTLGFAVMGHPKYEVTEGRILLNDVDVTEMEADERARLGLFMAFQRPIAIPGVRLADFLRHATTNVRNPERKEGEDLIPMREFRKEIKEKMNQLQMDTEFARRYVNDGFSGGEMKRAEILQLAMLQPKFAILDETDSGLDADAVRLASQSIAQIGGEEMGLLIITHHDKLLEHNPPSHAHVMLGGRIVESGGVELAHELHSNGYERIRKAYPEAAAMERAMQDEEQTV
- a CDS encoding NADH-quinone oxidoreductase subunit B; amino-acid sequence: MTKPWIEGRFEENVITTTIEQAINWGQQASIWPMTFGLACCAIEMMAVGASRYDIDRFGAGAFRASPRQADLMIVAGTVTYKMASRVRRLYNMMPDPKYVIAMGACTVGGGPYFKYGYHVVKGVDLVVPVDVYVPGCPPRPEALLEGLMRIQDKIRGHRINNKNGTRVEDELPVPHHSGYVQATGSENPLTQHQKHTGK
- a CDS encoding helix-turn-helix transcriptional regulator; the protein is MSTNSAQNDTRWANEVFPTDLVVLDLLRRTPSLTTAEMAVAMEVTATAVRQRLNRLMGQGYVERISSKAGRGRPTHKYRLTTKGERKTGANYADLALALWDEIRSIEDPEVKQGLISRIAKRLVEMYASQIHGEDAHERIHDLMALFIGRQIPLEYEEDTEGKPVLNVLACPYPDLAEQDRAVCALEKAMFAELVGQNMKLSHCRLDGEGCCTYELTQIGPETESV
- a CDS encoding alanine/glycine:cation symporter family protein; translation: MIASRRTFPWAVFTFVALMVALSCFLVSAQDAPPSDTPAAEDNAGEQSSSEATYPPPVNLVDQEPVPVLDRIDGAFGWIVGKMAATLFYKVAPEERQYVQENYVLYYVRDEGTDGPFQLAENSKLRKPEDMPDEVTEKEATAWVETGNAIKPASPSVPYRRGDLIRPGEDGKPRVRPVEYVKYIINDSAKYVLIPGKDGEPDSFRPVRKVRAALSTDPADWKSPEEIKQMAEHGELALDSAANGPQTPYLFTEYDGGVPLVVIWLAGGAVFFTVYFGFVNFWGVPHAITVVRGTYDDPNEPGEVTHFQALASALSATVGLGNIAGVTVAVTEGGPGAFFWMMLCGFFGMASKFVECTLGQMYREVKPDGTIQGGPMNYLVNAFEQFGLKPIGIVVSIVFAVMCVLASFGGGNMFQGNQAASQVLKMVQNSDIDQLDKVQQQLKTAAAAKDLEQIPVLQAQRTTLQNRVDGFERQFKIGFGIVMAILVGAVIIGGIKRIGAAASKIVPSMCIIYILACLWIILSNVTEIPSLVAMIFTEAFNPEAVRGGILGVIVLGVRRAAFSNEAGVGSAAIAHSAAKTDEPVREGFVALLEPFIDTIVVCSMTALVILITGAWNDPTLVHTKGFEGVELTSEAFKAQISWFPYVLTVAVVLFAFSTIISWSYYGERCWERLFGARSVMLYKAIFVGAVFLGPIFPLSNVLDFSDFMILSMAFPNIMGAILLAPTVKRALGEYWQKYKAGEFKKFK
- the dusB gene encoding tRNA dihydrouridine synthase DusB, producing the protein MDTLHQFDLTGIEPTTEDLKVPPLKIGDMVIDPPILQAPMAGFTNYAFRQIVRGYGGVGLLATEMVNARGFHWLDEHEAEFPDRLWGVEDEARPLAVQIWDNQPEVMAKVGRRLVEEFKVSVVDINFGCPVKQVTEKAHSGSYLLSMPERMGQIISKLVEACAPTPVTAKIRLGCSMDCINANDIAQVVEESGAAALTVHGRVAAQFFKGEADWERISEIKSHLKKIPLIGNGDLDSAEKVYRAFRNFDVDGVMIARACLGRPWLFAQAAAAIAGKPIPPEPTLVEQRDCMLKHYDLVVERFGEGKGTLLMRKFACCYAQAKPGARHFRKHVANVSTPQEFYEVVEKHFPIEAPAPA
- the queG gene encoding tRNA epoxyqueuosine(34) reductase QueG, which gives rise to MPTSPTDLTSLIRDEAHQLGFSAIGICPAVTPTGLHRFHDWLDAGYAGQMQYLEDRRDAYAHPKHVLEGVQSIVMLALNYKSQPIPPLAPGQGRVSRYAFGELDYHDWIHARLKLLKKAIAQWEPEASVRGVVDTAPLLEREFAQLAGLGWIGKNTMLLNKQLGSLFFLAAILIDRELDYDEPHSASHCGTCTACLSACPTDAFPKPGVLDATRCISYLTIELRDEIPVELRNDMHDWVFGCDVCQDVCPWNNKSPASSHAAFFPASERAPLDLRTLYTMTDDDFRDHFRKTPLWRTKRRGILRNAAIVLGNQPHTDNLPALSRGLSDAEWLVRGASAWALGKHHFPEALQQLSQRQPVEENEHVQREINQALANQPSN